The sequence below is a genomic window from bacterium.
AGCGGGATGGTGATGCGGTCTGCGTCTCGGCCAGGCGGCTCACCAGCCCGGCGCGATCGGCGATCTGACGGACGGAGATGCCGTCCAAATAGTCGAACAGAACCCGCTGCGCGCCCTGCCAGACTTCGCGCTGCGCGCACACCGACGCGAAGCAGCAGAAGGCGTCGCGGCGCTCCACGCAGTCGATGAGCGACAACTGCCCCTCGATGCACTCGTACACCTGACGGACCGTGATGCGATCGGCGGGCCGCCCGAGGCGGAAGCCGCCGCGCGCGCCGGGCACCGATTCCAGCACCCCGGCGGCGACCAGCCGGCGCAGGATCTTGGAGAGGAAGTGCGGCGGCACCGCCTGCCGCGCCTGGATCTCGGTGCAGGTGACGACGCGATCGTCGTCCTGGGCGGCGAGGTAGCAGAGGGCGCGCAGGGCGTAGTCGACCCGCCGGCCGACGTTCATCAGCGAGCTGCGCGCGACGGCGCTGGCGGGCATGCGCTCAGCGGCGCCGCGTGCGACGGCGGCGGGCATCAGCATCCGCGGATCGGTGGCGCGGACCCTCGGTCCCGCGCTCCACGCTGCGCCTCTGCGCGTCGGCTTGCTCTCACGTCTGCACCCTGGTCGTCGCGTCGCTCGCCGAACGGCGGCGCGCTGAGGCCGGCCGACGCGGAGCAACCTCTCCGTATAAGCGTGCGCGATTTGCGAAGTCAACGCGGGTCGCGCCGGCGCACCGCGCCGGTCAGGAGCTCGGCGTCGCGGTAGGCGTCGGCGCCGCGTGGCAGTCGCTGCAGCTCTTCACCAGGCAGCGCTTGTTCTTGTTCGAGTACGTGATCTCGTCCGAGCAGCCGCGCTCGACGGCGATCGCCCGACAGTCCTCGAAGCGCGCCACGTCCTCGATCACGTGGTTGCACGAGTCGCTGTCGCCGCAGGCATTGATCGCGCCGGCAAGCAGCAGCGCCCCCACCATCGGTCGCCAGCGCCGCCGATGTGCCGAAATCCCTCGCATGATCGTCGCTCCCCTCCTGTCTGCGCGCCGCGGCCCGAGCCCCGCGCCGCTTCCCCCCCGCGCGGCAGACGCGCGGCGCTTACCACAGGGTCGCGATCCGGCTCAACCGATCGGTGGCCGCCCAGGGGGCGGCGCCTCATCGCCCGTCAGCGCGCGCCTTGTCAACCGCGCCGACGGGCCGCGTCGGCCATGCGGCCCCTGTTGAAGCTCAGTGATTTTGTCCGCCTAACTGCTCAGTGAAAATGTCCGCCCCTCCGCGGCAAAGAAGGAGGGATGGAGAGGATGAGCAAGCGGCAATGGAAGCGGCTGGACGCCGTGGAGCGGATCGAGCGAGGGGCGCTGACGGTGGGAGAAGCGGCAGAGGTGCTGGGACTGTCGAAGCGGCAGGTGCGACGGCTGCGGCGGGCGGTGGGGCGGCGTGGGGCGAAAGGAGTGCAGCACGGGAACACGGGGCGGGCGCCGAAGCACCGCTTGGGGGAAGCGGTGCGGGAGCAGATCCTGGAGCTGCGGCGCAAGAAGTACGACGGGTTCAACGACCAGCACTTCACCGAGAAGCTGGGGGACGTGGAAGGGGTCAAGGTCTCTCGGGCCAGCGTGCAGCGGCTGCTGCGCGCGGCGGGCATCGGGCCGCCGCGCCGGCGGCGCGCCCCGAAACACCGCCGGCGCAGAGACCGCAAACCGCAGGCGGGGTTGATGATCCTCTGGGACGGCAGCCGACACGAGTGGCTCGAGGGGCGCGGGCCGATGCTGTGCCTGATGGGAGCGATCGATGACGCGACCGGCGAGCTGCTGCCTGGGGCGTCGTTCGTGGAGCAGGAGTGCGCGGCAGGGTACCTGCGGGTGCTGCGAGCGATCGCGGAGGCGAAAGGACTTCCGTACAGCGCCTACATGGATCGGCACGGGAGCCTG
It includes:
- a CDS encoding Rrf2 family transcriptional regulator produces the protein MPAAVARGAAERMPASAVARSSLMNVGRRVDYALRALCYLAAQDDDRVVTCTEIQARQAVPPHFLSKILRRLVAAGVLESVPGARGGFRLGRPADRITVRQVYECIEGQLSLIDCVERRDAFCCFASVCAQREVWQGAQRVLFDYLDGISVRQIADRAGLVSRLAETQTASPSRS